A region of the Candidatus Rokuibacteriota bacterium genome:
GCAAGCGCGCGGTCGATTTCATGAAGGGCTACGTCAAGGCCTCGCGCTACTACTACGACGCGGTGCTGGTCCAGAGGGACGGCAAGCCGGCGCCCGGCGCCGACTACGACGAGGTGGTCCGCATCACGGCGAAGTACACGGAGGCGCGGCCCGAGGTCATTCGTCTCGGCTTTCCCTTCCAGGACCGGAACGGCCGCCTGCTCGTCACCGACATCGAGAGGCAGATGCAGTGGTGGACACAGAACGGTTTCATGAAGCGCACGATCCCGCTCAAGGGTATCGTGGACACGTCGTTCGTGGAGGAGGCCGCCAAGGCCGTCCCCGAGAAGTGAACGTCTCGACCAAGGAGGGTGTCATGCGCACGCGACTGATGCTGATCGCCGGGCTCGTCCTCGTGCTCGGCCTGGCCGGCTCCGCCACCGCGCTCGAGGTGGGCCAGAAGGCGCCCGACTTCACGCTGGCGGGGCCTGGCGGCAAGCAGGTCAAGCTGGTGGACATGCTCGGCAAGGGGCCTATCGTCGTTTACACCTTCATTCAAGCTTTCACCGGGCCCTGAACCAAGGAGATCCTCGGCATCGAAGGGGCCATGCCCCAGTTCGAGGCCGCGGGCGCCCAGGTTCTGGGCGTGAGCGCCGATCACGTGGCAACGCTGGACGCATTTGTCAAGCAGAACCCGCTGAAGCACGGCATTGCCTCCGACTTTCGCCGCACCATGCTGCCGGCCTATGACGCCATGGTCACCGATGAGAAGAGCCCCATGTACCGGTATGGAAAGCGCGCGTACTTCATCATCGACCGCCAGGGCGTCGTCCGCTACGTCAAGGTGATGGCCAATCCGCTCGACCTGCTTGAGCCTGCCGATCTGCTCAAGGCCCTCAAGGAATCCGGAGCCTCGTGATGCGTTGGGCGGCGGCGGTCGGAATCCTGCTGCTCGCGGCGCAGACGGCCGCCGCCGCCCCGAACTGGGCCGCGCTCGACGCGCAGCCCTACGAGCCGCCCAAGCCGGCGCCCGCCTTCGCGCTGCCGGACCCCGACGGCAAGGTGACGCGCCTCGAAAATCTGCGCGGAAAGGTGGTGCTGCTCTTCTTCTGGGCGACCTGGTGACCGACGTGCCGGGAGGAGTTGCCTCCCGTCAACAAGCTCTACACGGAGCTCCGGTCGAAGGGGCTCGAGGTCAGGCTCGTGAGCTTCCGCGAGGACCCGGCGCTGGTCAAGCGCACGGCCGCCGAGCGCGGCTACACGGCGCCCGTCCTCGTTGACCGCAAGGGCGACGTCACGGGGATCGGTTACGGTGTCTTCGGCCCCCCGACGGCCTATCTCATCGACCGGCAGGGGCGGCTCGTCGCGCGCGTCGTGGGCGAACGGGACTGGAGCACGCCGGCCGTGAAGAGCCTGCTTCTCGAGGTGCTGAGGCAGCCCGCCAAGTAGTCGGGCCGGTAGTGCCTCAGGTCGAGCCCGAGAGCGTCTCCGTGTTCCGGGCTTCGTACCGTCCTACTTGGGTCTCGTTCCGGTAACGATGCCGGCTGGGTTGTCACCAGCTGCTGTGCGGCCATTCATTGAGTCGCCGTTGACCGTGGCTTCAAGCCACCGTCGCTGGCCGATCTTGAGCGACAGCTTGTCCCCCGCGAGCGTCCCGTTCGCGGGTATGTCCTCGGCGGCTTTTCCTCCTCTACTGCCTGTGCCGCCCAGCTTCTGACTCCATGTCCCTGTCACCGCCTGACCGTCTTGCTTTAGCACCAGAGTGAATTCGTCCTCGGCGAGCCGGTTGCCCTGCCTGACTCTCACCGTTCCATTCCAAGTGCCCACGACATTCTGATCCTCGGCCATCACTGGAAGCGCGAACCCAGTAGCAAGTAACACTGCCACCGTACAGATGATCCAGAGCTTCTTCATGGGTGTTGTCTCCTTGTCCTTGTTTCTGCTAGCTGAGTGAGCCGCTAACCCCGTAGACTCTCTTAGCAACCGCTCTCTCACGTGTCAAGAGCCTCCCGGGATCGTGCTACCGAAACTAAGACACTACCCTCTTTCTCAATTCAAGCTGAGACACTACCGTCGGGCCCGCGTGTTTGCCCCGTCCTGGCGGGCCTGCTATCATTTCTCCCGCCGTGACGTTCCCCTTCACGAAGGTCCTGATCGCCAATCGCGGTGAAATCGCGGTGCGGGTCATCCGCGCCTGCCGCGAGATGGGCATCGCCACCGTCGCCGTCTTTTCCGAGGCCGACCGCGAGTCTCTGCACGTGCTCCAGGCCGACGAAGCGGTGGCCATTGGTCCCGCGCCCGCCTCCGAGAGCTACCTCAACCACGACAAGATCATCGCGGCTGCCCGCGCCACGGGCGCCCAGGCAGTCCACCCGGGCTACGGCTTCCTCGCCGAGAACGCGGCCTTCGCCGAGGCGTGCGCCGCGGCCGGGCTCGTCTTCATCGGTCCGCCGCCCGCTGCCGTGCGCTCCATGGGAGACAAGATGGCCGCGCGCCGCGTGGCGGCCAAGCTGGGCGTGCCGCTCGTGCCCGGCACCTCCGAGCCGCTGGCCGACGGGGCGGAAGCCGCGCGGGTGGCGAGAGAGATCGGCTATCCGGTGATGATCAAGGCGGCCATGGGCGGCGGCGGCAAGGGTATGCGCCTGGTGCACGCGTACGCCGAGCTCGAGGGCGCCCTGCGTGCCGCGCGCTCCGAGGCAGGCTCGGCCTTCGGCGACGCGTCCGTCTACATCGAGCGCTACATCGCCGCGCCGCGCCACGTCGAGGTCCAAATCCTGGCCGACGCCCACGGCACCGTCGTCCATTTGGGTGAGCGCGAGTGCTCCATCCAGCGCCGGCACCAGAAGCTCGTCGAGGAGAGCCCGGCTCCATGCGTGGACGCGGCCATGAGGCGGGCGATGGGCGAGGCCGCCTGCAGGATTGCGGCGGCGGCGGGCTACGTGAATGCCGGCACCGTCGAGTTCCTCGTGGACCGCGACCGCAACTTCTACTTCCTCGAGATGAACACGCGCCTGCAGGTCGAGCACCCGGTGACCGAGTTCGTCACGGGGCGCGACCTGGTGCGCGAGCAGATCAGGATCGCCGCGGGGGAGAAGCTCGGCTACACGCAGGAGGACATCGTCTGGAACGGCCACGCCATCGAATGCCGGATCAACGCGGAAGACCCCGACGCCAACTTCATGCCCTCGCCGGGGAAGATCCTGGGACTGCGCGCGCCGGGCGGCCCCTGGGTGCGCGACGACTCGGGCGTCTACGAGGGCTACACGGTGCCGCGCTACTACGACACGCTGATGGCCAAGCTCATCGTCTGGGCGCCGGACCGCGAGGCCGCGATCGCGCGGATGGATCGTGCGCTCGCGGAGTACCACGTGAGCGGCGTGCGGACCACGCTGCCCGTCCTGCGCCGCATCGTGCGGCACCCGGACTTCGTTGCGGGCAGGCTCGACACGCACTTCATGGAGCGCCTGCCTGGCGGCCACGGCAGCGGTTCGCGCCGCACCGTGGCGCTGATCGCCGCCGTCCTCGAGGCCTACGAGCGCGCGGGACGCCAGGCGGCGCCGCAGGCGGCGCAGGGGCCGGGCCCCTGGGCGCGGTCGGGGCGGCCCGCCGCGTCCCGCTGGAGGGCACGGTGAAGTTCGAGGCGCAGCTCGACGGCGAGGTCATCCCCGTGGACGTCACCGGCTCGGGCGGCCGCTACCGCGTGGCGCTGGGCGAGGAAGTCCTTCACGTGGACGCGCGGCCGACGGGCGGCGGCGGCTGGTCGCTGCTGCTGGGTCAGGCGTCGACGGCGGCGGACGTAACCGAGGAAGACGGATGTTTCGTCGTCCACGTCGAGGGTGAGACTTACGCGATCCGCGTGGAGGAAGAGACGCGCTACATCATTCGCACGCGCGGCGGCGCAGCGGCGGCCGGAGGGCAGGTGCTCAAGGCGCCCATGCCCGGCCGCGTGGTGCTCGTCGAGGTCGCCGTGGGCCAGGTGGTCAAGCCGGGTGACGGTCTCGTCATTCTCGAGGCCATGAAGATGGAGAATGAGTTCAAGGCTGGCGTTACGGGCACAGTTAAAGAAATCCGCGTCGAGGCCGGCCAGGCCGTGAACCCTGGCGACGTCCTCCTGGTGATCGAGTAGCCCCCCGAGTAGCCCATGACCGCCGCCTCGATCCCCGCGATCCGGTACAAGCAGGTCGGCAAGTGGTTCGGCCCGCTCCACGTGCTGAGGGACGTCACGCTGGACGTGGAGCCCGGCGAGGTGGTCGTGGTCTGCGGCCCCTCGGGCTCGGGCAAGAGCACGCTCATCCGCTGCGTCAACCGCCTCGAGCCCATCCAGCAGGGCGAGATCTGGGTCTACGGCGAGCCGATCGCCGGCAACGGGGTGAACCTGTCGAAGCTCCGCGCCGAGGTCGGCATGGTGTTCCAGTCCTTCAACCTCTTCCCCCACATGACCGCGCTCGAGAACATCATGCTCGCGCCCATGAAAGTCAAAGGTCTCTCCCGGGCCGAGGGGGAGAAGATCGCCCGCGACCTCCTGGCCCGCGTGCGCATCCCGGAAAAGGCCGACAAGCACCCGGCCAACCTCTCGGGCGGCCAGCAGCAGCGCGTCGCGATCGCGCGCGCGCTCGCCATGCAGCCGCGCATCATGCTCTTCGACGAGCCGACCTCCGCGCTGGACCCCGAGATGATCAACGAGGTGCTCGACGTGATGACAGACCTCGCCAAGGAGGGCATGACCATGATGGTCGTGACGCACGAGATGGGCTTCGCCCGGCGCGTCGCCCACCGCGTCATCTTCATGGACGAGGGCCAGATCGTCGAGGCCGCGACGCCGCAGGAGTTCTTCTCGGCCCCGAGGTCCGACCGCACCAAGGACTTCCTCTCCAAGATCCTGTCCCACTAACCGCCAAAGGAGGCAACGCATGAAAAAGGTTTTGGCTCTCGTCGCGGCTCTGGCCGTGCTCGCGTCCTCGGTGACGCCGGCGCTGGCCCAGGCTCAAGGCACGCTCGAGAAGATCAACCAGTCCGGCACGCTCACCATCGGCACGCGCACGGGCTCGCCGCCCTTCGCCTACGTCAACAGCAAAAACGAGTGGGTCGGCTTCACCATCGACCTCGTCGACGAGCTGATCAAGCCCGCGCTCGAGAAGAAGCTCGGCAAGCCGATCAAGGTCGAGAAGAAGGAATCCACGCCGCCCACGCGCATCGCGCTTCTCAGCTCCAACGCCGTGGATCTCGTTGCCGGCACCATGACGGACACCCGCACGCGGCGCGACAGCGTGGACTTCTCCATCACGTTCTTCGTGACGGGCGCGCAGTTCCTGGTCAAGAAGGGCAGCAAGATCCGCAGCATCAAGGACATCGACGGCAAGCGCATCGCGGCCCAGCAGGGCTCGACCAACGCCAAGATCATCCGGGAGAAGGCGCCCAAGGCGCAGCTGCGCGAGTTCCCCGACCAGCCGG
Encoded here:
- a CDS encoding redoxin domain-containing protein, with amino-acid sequence MRTRLMLIAGLVLVLGLAGSATALEVGQKAPDFTLAGPGGKQVKLVDMLGKGPIVVYTFIQAFTGP
- a CDS encoding redoxin domain-containing protein: MLGIEGAMPQFEAAGAQVLGVSADHVATLDAFVKQNPLKHGIASDFRRTMLPAYDAMVTDEKSPMYRYGKRAYFIIDRQGVVRYVKVMANPLDLLEPADLLKALKESGAS
- a CDS encoding TlpA disulfide reductase family protein, producing MRWAAAVGILLLAAQTAAAAPNWAALDAQPYEPPKPAPAFALPDPDGKVTRLENLRGKVVLLFFWATWUPTCREELPPVNKLYTELRSKGLEVRLVSFREDPALVKRTAAERGYTAPVLVDRKGDVTGIGYGVFGPPTAYLIDRQGRLVARVVGERDWSTPAVKSLLLEVLRQPAK
- the accC gene encoding acetyl-CoA carboxylase biotin carboxylase subunit, with product MTFPFTKVLIANRGEIAVRVIRACREMGIATVAVFSEADRESLHVLQADEAVAIGPAPASESYLNHDKIIAAARATGAQAVHPGYGFLAENAAFAEACAAAGLVFIGPPPAAVRSMGDKMAARRVAAKLGVPLVPGTSEPLADGAEAARVAREIGYPVMIKAAMGGGGKGMRLVHAYAELEGALRAARSEAGSAFGDASVYIERYIAAPRHVEVQILADAHGTVVHLGERECSIQRRHQKLVEESPAPCVDAAMRRAMGEAACRIAAAAGYVNAGTVEFLVDRDRNFYFLEMNTRLQVEHPVTEFVTGRDLVREQIRIAAGEKLGYTQEDIVWNGHAIECRINAEDPDANFMPSPGKILGLRAPGGPWVRDDSGVYEGYTVPRYYDTLMAKLIVWAPDREAAIARMDRALAEYHVSGVRTTLPVLRRIVRHPDFVAGRLDTHFMERLPGGHGSGSRRTVALIAAVLEAYERAGRQAAPQAAQGPGPWARSGRPAASRWRAR
- a CDS encoding biotin/lipoyl-containing protein, with product MKFEAQLDGEVIPVDVTGSGGRYRVALGEEVLHVDARPTGGGGWSLLLGQASTAADVTEEDGCFVVHVEGETYAIRVEEETRYIIRTRGGAAAAGGQVLKAPMPGRVVLVEVAVGQVVKPGDGLVILEAMKMENEFKAGVTGTVKEIRVEAGQAVNPGDVLLVIE
- a CDS encoding amino acid ABC transporter ATP-binding protein; translation: MTAASIPAIRYKQVGKWFGPLHVLRDVTLDVEPGEVVVVCGPSGSGKSTLIRCVNRLEPIQQGEIWVYGEPIAGNGVNLSKLRAEVGMVFQSFNLFPHMTALENIMLAPMKVKGLSRAEGEKIARDLLARVRIPEKADKHPANLSGGQQQRVAIARALAMQPRIMLFDEPTSALDPEMINEVLDVMTDLAKEGMTMMVVTHEMGFARRVAHRVIFMDEGQIVEAATPQEFFSAPRSDRTKDFLSKILSH
- a CDS encoding transporter substrate-binding domain-containing protein, whose product is MKKVLALVAALAVLASSVTPALAQAQGTLEKINQSGTLTIGTRTGSPPFAYVNSKNEWVGFTIDLVDELIKPALEKKLGKPIKVEKKESTPPTRIALLSSNAVDLVAGTMTDTRTRRDSVDFSITFFVTGAQFLVKKGSKIRSIKDIDGKRIAAQQGSTNAKIIREKAPKAQLREFPDQPAAFQALLQGQVDAYTNDGIQLAGLKIKTPNPAQWEIVGDFYSYEPYGMAMRKNDSDFRAAVNNALMDGIESGKYFEIYEKWFGPKGELPYPMSAGVRTFMLYQAVPK